One stretch of Chryseobacterium indologenes DNA includes these proteins:
- a CDS encoding RidA family protein, whose translation MKQIINTVNAPAAIGPYSQANMANGVLYISGQIPVDPSTGKLVEGIEKETHQVMKNLEAILTEAGMTFKNVVKATIFLKSMDDFAVMNDIYASYLDAESYPARETVQVSCLPKNVDIEISMIAHQD comes from the coding sequence ATGAAACAAATAATCAACACAGTTAATGCACCTGCAGCTATCGGACCATATTCGCAAGCCAATATGGCAAACGGAGTTTTGTATATCTCCGGACAGATCCCTGTAGATCCATCAACGGGTAAACTGGTAGAAGGAATTGAGAAAGAAACACATCAGGTAATGAAAAACCTTGAAGCAATCCTTACAGAGGCTGGAATGACTTTTAAAAATGTTGTAAAAGCAACAATTTTCCTTAAGAGCATGGATGATTTTGCAGTAATGAATGATATTTATGCTTCTTATTTAGATGCAGAAAGCTATCCGGCACGTGAAACAGTGCAGGTTTCTTGTCTGCCTAAAAATGTGGATATTGAAATTTCTATGATCGCACATCAGGATTAA
- a CDS encoding trypsin-like peptidase domain-containing protein, with product MKSTLKKLLPFAVVGVISGATTVGAIQYFGHGSNNGDQSFFTTSAPNTSFAGMNTGAVGDDFVKAAKTTVPAVVTIKNYQSRTASRATEQDLFDYFFGDPFGGRGQQRQKQQQAPDNMPSGMGSGVIISPDGYIISNNHVVAGANKLEVVLSNKKSYIATLVGTDPNTDISLLKIEEKGLPYLNFANSDNIDVGQWVLAVGNPLGLNSTVTAGIVSAKGRGIGILGSQGKASNPIESFIQTDAAINPGNSGGALVNTNGELIGINSAIQSTTGYYQGYGFAVPSNLARKIVEDIKKFGIVQRGFLGVSSLDLSNDQQVQAYNKQFKTNIKSGSGVYVTGFGDNSGAEDAGLKKGDIITKIDNYDITDFADLSMSIGSKRPGDKVQVTYSRNGKESTTNVTLRDQKGGTSTRTKADLSVTEKIGAEFDPLNERFKTEYGLNSGVVTKNVSEGGEMAKIGIVDNYIIIEVNGKPVNSQKDIENILNKYQGNVQVKFVDDYGRMYTKGFKMP from the coding sequence ATGAAGAGTACTTTAAAAAAACTATTACCATTTGCAGTAGTTGGGGTTATTTCCGGAGCTACTACCGTTGGAGCTATACAATATTTCGGACACGGCTCCAATAATGGAGATCAATCATTTTTCACAACATCCGCTCCTAACACATCATTCGCAGGAATGAATACAGGAGCAGTTGGTGATGACTTTGTAAAAGCAGCTAAAACAACCGTTCCGGCTGTAGTTACTATTAAAAATTATCAAAGCAGAACAGCAAGCAGAGCTACTGAGCAGGACCTGTTTGATTATTTCTTCGGAGATCCATTTGGTGGAAGAGGCCAGCAAAGACAAAAGCAACAACAGGCACCAGATAACATGCCTTCAGGAATGGGTTCTGGGGTCATCATTTCTCCTGACGGGTATATCATCTCAAACAACCACGTTGTAGCAGGTGCTAATAAACTGGAAGTTGTTCTGAGCAATAAAAAATCATACATCGCTACTTTAGTGGGAACTGACCCTAATACAGACATTTCTCTATTAAAGATCGAAGAAAAAGGACTTCCTTACTTAAATTTTGCGAATTCTGACAATATTGATGTTGGGCAATGGGTATTAGCCGTAGGAAATCCACTAGGATTAAATTCCACGGTAACGGCAGGTATTGTTTCTGCTAAAGGAAGAGGAATTGGTATATTAGGAAGCCAGGGGAAAGCAAGTAACCCTATTGAAAGCTTTATTCAGACAGATGCTGCTATCAACCCAGGAAACTCAGGAGGAGCTTTGGTAAATACCAATGGTGAACTTATTGGGATTAACTCTGCGATCCAATCTACAACAGGATATTATCAGGGGTATGGATTTGCTGTTCCATCGAACTTAGCCAGAAAAATTGTTGAGGATATCAAGAAATTCGGTATCGTACAAAGAGGATTCTTAGGAGTTTCATCATTAGATCTTTCAAATGACCAACAGGTTCAGGCCTATAACAAGCAATTCAAAACCAATATTAAGTCAGGTAGCGGAGTGTATGTAACAGGATTTGGAGACAACAGTGGAGCAGAAGATGCTGGACTGAAAAAAGGAGATATCATTACAAAAATAGATAACTACGACATTACTGATTTTGCTGATCTTTCGATGTCAATCGGTAGTAAACGTCCTGGTGATAAAGTTCAGGTAACGTATTCAAGAAACGGCAAAGAATCTACAACCAATGTGACTTTAAGAGATCAGAAAGGTGGAACTTCTACCAGAACCAAAGCAGACCTTAGCGTTACAGAAAAAATCGGAGCTGAATTTGATCCTCTTAACGAGAGATTCAAAACTGAATATGGTCTGAATAGTGGTGTTGTTACTAAAAATGTATCTGAAGGTGGTGAAATGGCTAAGATCGGAATTGTAGACAATTACATCATCATCGAAGTAAATGGTAAACCTGTAAATTCACAAAAAGACATCGAAAACATTCTGAATAAATACCAGGGGAATGTACAGGTGAAATTTGTGGATGACTATGGAAGAATGTACACAAAAGGATTTAAAATGCCTTAA